From Apium graveolens cultivar Ventura chromosome 9, ASM990537v1, whole genome shotgun sequence, the proteins below share one genomic window:
- the LOC141687449 gene encoding transcription factor MYB12-like: MGRAPCCDKVGLNRGRWTAEEDDILTKYIQANGEGSWRSLPKNAGLLRCGKSCRLRWVNYLKSDLKRGKFSSDEDETIIKLHSSLGNRWCLIASHLPGRTDNEIKNYWNSHLSRQIYKFRKIIQQLHQEQVVVDQPSKSAGTSNVAPKPPVSRKRKSTTKKKSKVHDKGPKKVVDKSQKPTPSREVENGASMELMPATPALEEDVMSSMMILDFHEDKEPMDDIFFSSFLDDIIISDHSFDADPIGDPNLQTLSQLHGNDQNGELLLSNDEVEKWLMDDNNTVESLGLSTNLYPNDELDIVTGWDCGGNMNWEYGTVQDLKLWDSEDEKLSSRLSEGTSDKGDDVDKQNAVVEWLFS, from the exons ATGGGGAGAGCACCGTGCTGCGATAAGGTAGGACTTAATCGAGGGCGGTGGACAGCTGAAGAAGATGACATTTTGACAAAGTACATTCAAGCTAACGGTGAAGGGTCGTGGAGATCATTACCCAAGAATGCTG GATTACTCAGGTGTGGTAAGAGTTGCAGACTGAGATGGGTTAATTACTTGAAATCAGACTTGAAGAGAGGCAAATTCTCTTCTGACGAAGATGAAACTATTATCAAGCTGCATTCATCTTTGGGAAATAG GTGGTGCTTAATTGCGAGTCACCTACCCGGTAGAACAGACAACGAGATTAAAAATTACTGGAACTCACATTTGAGCAGACAGATTTATAAATTTCGGAAAATCATACAACAATTGCACCAAGAACAGGTTGTTGTGGACCAACCATCCAAGTCTGCAGGGACCAGTAATGTTGCTCCAAAGCCCCCAGTCAGTCGAAAACGTAAATCAACCACCAAGAAGAAGAGCAAAGTTCATGATAAAGGTCCTAAGAAAGTGGTGGATAAATCGCAAAAACCGACTCCCAGTCGAGAAGTTGAAAATGGTGCGAGTATGGAACTTATGCCTGCTACACCGGCCTTGGAGGAAGATGTTATGAGTAGCATGATGATTTTGGATTTTCATGAAGATAAGGAACCTATGGATGATATTTTCTTCAGCTCTTTTCTTGATGACATAATAATTAGTGATCATAGTTTCGATGCCGATCCCATTGGTGATCCTAATTTGCAAACCCTAAGCCAGCTGCATGGAAATGATCAGAATGGTGAATTGTTATTGAGTAATGATGAGGTGGAAAAATGGCTCATGGATGACAATAATACAGTTGAGTCCTTGGGTCTTTCGACAAATTTATATCCGAATGATGAATTAGATATTGTTACGGGATGGGATTGCGGTGGTAACATGAATTGGGAATATGGTACTGTTCAAGATCTGAAATTATGGGATAGCGAAGACGAGAAGTTGTCATCTAGGCTGTCTGAGGGCACTTCTGATAAAGGTGATGATGTTGACAAACAAAATGCAGTAGTTGAATGGCTCTTCTCTTAA